The Candidatus Sysuiplasma acidicola genome includes the window CCATTTTGTCACTCCGGCACCTGTCTCGTCGAGCATCATGTCCAGGCATTTGTTGGGGCACACTCTCGCACACGATTCGCAGCCGACGCATCTCTCCATGACGAGACCCAGCTCTCCCCTGAAATCATCCGCGAGTTCCATTTTCTCTTCAGGGTAGAGAATGGTATTCGGCTTGCCTCCGGCAAGAGAAGTCCTGAGGAGCGTCCTCAGCGAAATCCACATCGGTTTGAAAGCATAGTCCATCAGTCCTATTCTCTTCCTGTTAGACGATTGTGCCATTTCAGAACAACCCCATTGACTTGAACAAAACAGCTATAAGGATATTGAGCAGCGACAGCGGCAGAAGACTTCTCCAGCCGATGTTCAGCACCTGATCGATGCGCACCCTCGGTAGGGAGCCGCGGAGCCACACAAAGAGCGTGAAGACCGCATACACCTTAATGTAAAACCAGACAATCGGCGGCAGCAGGGGGCCGGTCCAGCCGCCCAGGAACAGGAGGACCATTATCGCTGCGCCAGCGAATGAGCGGACGTAGGAAGCGAGCTGGAACATTGCGAACTTAATGCCCGGATATTCGGTCATCCAGCCGTGGACGAGTTCTGCCTCTGCTTCGGGCGTGTCGAACGGTATCCTCTCGATCTCCGCTACCATGGCTATGAGAAACACTACAAAACCGATTATGAGCGGTATCGCGTACCATACATGGGCGGCCTGCAGATTCACAATCGTGACGAAGTTGAAGCTGCCTGCCAGCACGGCGACAGAAATGACGGTAATGAGCAGTGGCACCTCGTAGCTCATCATCTGAGCGGTGGAACGGAAACCGCCTAGCAGTGAATATTTGTTGTTTGAGGCCCAGCCTGCGATTACAACGGCGAAGGGTTCGATTGCGAAAACCGCGAATGCAAGAAGCAGCCCGAGATCTGAATTGACAAAAAAGAAGTTTGGAGCCTGCGGCACCAGGGCGAGAATGAGCAGTGATGACGCGACGATAATCACAAGCGTTCCGTTGAATCCGAGCGAATCCGCACTCTCCGGAAGAATCATTTCCTTGACGAGGAACTTGAACGCATCCGCAAAATTCTGGAAAAAGCCGGCAGGACCCACCACCATCGGACCCCTGCGATCCATGAATCTGCCAAGCTCCTTTCTCTCAACGTATATCATCACTATGACGTTGACGAGAACAACGACGAGCAGGAAGACCGATGCTATTACCCATGTGAGGACATATGCAAGTAGCGCATCATGACCAAGACCCACAAGACCGAGAAGCAGAGAGGCAATCGAGTTCGAAATGAAGTACAGGTAGTTCATTCGGTCACCGATCCGATTCACCCAGACACATGTCCAGGCTTCCCATTATGGATGGAACGTCGGCGAGCTTGTAACCGCGGAGCATCACCGGCGAAGCGGATACTGTGACAAAAATCGGGCTTCTGATCTTGACCCTGTACGGCCTGTCGGTGCCGTCACCCTGTACATAGAAAAACGCTTCCCCGCGCGGGTCTTCTGTCCTTGCCCATCCATCAGCTTTCGGTATATGCCTCGGCACCTTCCCCAGTACCGGCCCTGCAGGCATCTTTTTGAGTGCCTGCCTGATTAAGCTGCAGCTCTCGCGCATCTCGTTGATTCTCACTCTGTACCTGGCAAATACATCCGAATCCTTTTCCACGCATATGTTGAAATCAAAATCGGCATACGCCGAGTAAGGATCGTGCTTCCTCAAATCGATCGGAACACCGGCGGCCCTCAGCGGAGGACCGGTGACGCCCAGATTAATTGCATCAGAAGGACTGAGATAGCCTACGCCCTGCGTCCTGATTCTGAATACCTCGCTCTCCTCAATCAGATATTCATATTCACTCAGTCTCTTTTCGAACAGGTCCAGCTGTTTCAGGCACTGATAAGGAAAGTTTTTTGGAATATCCTGGGAAACGCCGCCGATTCTCGGGTAATTGTAAGTGAGTCTTGCGCCGCAGAGTGCCTGCAGCATGTCTATGAACATTTCCCTTTCCCTCATGGCATAGAGGAATGCCGTGAGATTACCGAGATCTGTCATGAATGACGCGAGCCATACGAGGTGCGAAGCAATGCGCTGTATCTCGAGCGCAACTACTCTGATGTATTCGGCGCGCTGCGGCACAGCAATGCCCAGCATGTTTTCCACGGCCGACACATACACATGGTCCCAGCTCATCGATGCAACGTAGCACAGTCTGTCACAGATGGGCACTATCTGCGGGTACGTCCTGTTCTCACACAGCTTCTCGAATCCCCTGTGCAGATAGCCAATCACTGGTTCTGCATCCACAATTGTTTCGCCATCGACCTTGACTTTGAGCGTCCACAGGCCATGAGTGAACGGATGCTGCGGCCCCATGTTTATCCACATTTCAGCCATCTGCATCACCGAATTTCCTTTCATCATCGGCCGAAAGTGTCTGGGGAGGCGGTCTCTTGCCCTTGTTCTCCCAGTCTATCTTCCAGTGATCCATCGACTTGAAGTCCTTCCTGAAGGGGAAGAAATCAGTTCCTTCAGGTGTCAGGACACGTTCGAGCTTCGGGTGGTTCCTGAACACGATGCCATACATGTCGAATGTTTCGCGCTCGTGCCAGTTCGCGCCGCCCCACAGCAGACTGACGCTTTCCACAGAAGGGTCGTCCCTGGGCAGTTCGCACCTGATCTGAATGAGGCATCTGTTCCTGTATGAACTTATGTGATAGAAGACTTCCCAGCTCCGCCTGAGATCGTTGCCGCCCATGCACGTGAGATGATCGAAATCCTGTTTTTCCTTCAGAAAGGTGCAGAACTCCAGAAACTTCTCCCTCGGCACTTTGTTTGCCTCGAGCCTGTGTGCCGTCTTCACCCTGACATCAATGCCGGGAAAGGACGACTTGATATCATTGACAATATCATCCGCGCTTCTTACGTCGGTAAGGCCGAGACCTGAATAATCCTCCTTCTTTGCAATAACAACTGTTGGTGTAGACATGTTATATGCCTCAGCGAGGTATCATGAATTTTTCTTTCTCTCCCCTTATCTTGTTCTGCAGTTTCAGTATGCCGTCGAGCAGCGCCTCCGGCCTCGGCGGGCATCCCGGAATATAGATGTCTACAGGAAGGAAAGTGTCCGCGCCCCTGACTATGTTGTACGAGTCCCACCACGGGCCGCCGGATATTGTGCATTCACCCATGCATATCACCCACTTCGGATAAGGCATCTGCTCGTATAGCCGTGTGAGAACGGGCTTGAGTTTCATAGAAATCCAGCCGTTGAGAAGGAGCACATCGCACTGCCGCGGAGAATTCCAGAATATCACGCCCAGTCTTTCCACATCGAATCTTGGAGCGGCTGCCGCAGCCATTTCCATCGCACAGCATGCGATACCGAAATGAAGAGGATACAGGGCATTCCGTGCCGCCCAGTTGAAAACTGTACCTGTAAGCTTGTTCTGCCTGGAATGAGTGGCTTCCTGCCTCTGCTTCACCATCTCAGCCACTTCGCCGCTCCATTTCATGAATGTATCGTGCGACATTGCTATCGCGCTTGGAGCGTTGGGCTGATTCCTGCTTTCTGCCGTCGACTTCAGATCCAGATAACTTCCTCCTTCTTCAGCGCGTACAGTATACCTATCGTGAGAAGCGCCGTGAACAGGAACATCATAAGTTTTGCCTCCATCGGCATGGAGGAGAATGTGTATGCCCAGAGCGCAAGAAAGACAGTAAGTACATCGGCAATGACGAAGATCAGGGCGAACATATAGTACTGGAAATGAAACTGAATACGGGTGTCGCCTATGGGCACTTCGCCGCATTCATATGTAGTCTCCTTAAGAGGCTCCTTCTTCGAAGGACGCAGCAGCGAGGAAAAGATGAGGCCCACGAACACAAAAACTACAGATATCGCTGCAAAAATGAAGACTGGGACATAGGGCCCGTAGTTCATGTTTTTTCGATTAGGATTGACTCTTATAAGTATATTTCTAAGACTCGGCTCTGCGGCGTAACGTCTAATGTTTGAATCAGACGGAGAATATTGTTAAAATATATCTCGGAATCATGCGCGGAGGCAGAGTGTAATGTTGAAGCTGGAACCGTGCGCCAGCATGCGATTTCGCTATGCACGGCGCGATTGCCGTCTTCGAGGCTCAGTCTTCAAGCGTCTTGGGTTCACGTATTTTCAACAGCAGCAGGACTGCGCCGAAGAACACCGGAATGGATATGACAAAAGGCAGAATGGGTTCTATTGAGTAGAGGTAACCGCCCAAGATCTGGGCAGGTATGGAGAGCATCAGCGGGAGGGCGCTGAACATAGCCATTATCCTGCCCCGCATGACGCGCGGAATTAGATCCGACTGCAGGGACGTTAGGGGTGGACCCAGCAGTGCGTTACCCGTGCCGCCTACAACACTCCATGTGACGAGTTCGTCCATGTCCTTTGCCTTGGTGAAGAAGAGCTGGTTCAGCGGAACCGACAGAGACGAAAGGACCACGGACTTCTTCAGGCCGAAGCGCTCGACCATCCTTGCGGCAGGAAAGAGGAGTAGAAGTATAACGAGTGCGGACAGCCCTACCATTATGCCGTATACGTACGGACGGAAGTGGAGTGACTGTATGAAATACAGCACTGAAAACGAGGATGTGAGCCCTACCGCGAAAGCGGCTACAGTCGAATATGCAAGAAGAAGTTTCGCATCCCGTCCTGTCCTCGCGAGTGCGACTCGCGTATCATGGAATAGTGATTTCCAGAACTGAACGAAATTCGGCGATTCGGATGCAATATGACTCTCTTTGAGCTTCAAGCCCCGATAGCTTATGGCTAGAACGCCGAACGTTCCTGCAATCAGGAAAGAATAGCGTATACCCTCCAGGTTTCCAAAATAAAGTATCATGAGGCCGCCGAGATACGGCGCAAACACTGCCGGAATCGTGTTGACGAACGAGTACGAAGCAATGCCCCTTGGCCTCATTTCCGGTTCCATCGATTCTGTCAGTGACGTCGTAAAGAGCGGACCGTAGATTCCGGAGATGGAGCCGACCATTACCGGTATGTAAAGCCAGAATGCGTCCGGCACCATGAAATAAATGAAATTGTTGAGGACGCCTACAAAACTGAAAAGGATGATTGCCCTTTTCCTTCCCCAGACGTCGCCCACATAGCCTCCAATGAGCTGTGCGACCGCCGTGACGAGCGATGTTATGGCGGCAAAATAGCCGATGAGAATAGCCGACGCGCCAATCGAGTAGTAAAACAGTGACTGGTACGGAGATGCCATTGCGCCTCCGATGGACCACACGGCGGATGTGCTTGTGAGAATCCAGGCATTTCCGGGAAGATAGAAGTGCCTGTTGAGCCTGTTCATAGCTCTTCCAGATATACCGGACTTGAAAATAGTGCTTGCCTTTCCTTTTGAAGCATTTATCGTCTCTGCACCCATTGGTATCAGTTTGCCGTTTTTCCAACCATCAATCGTGGCAATATAAATCCTTAACACAGTGAGTTTCGCAAAAGAAAAACTGTCAAGAACAAATGCGCATCGCGAAAGCTGCCTACATCCAGACGTGTCAAAAACCCTGTGCGATGTCTTGATTATCAAACTGAATGTTTTTTCAGATTAGCTTTTAATGGAAAACAATGCACTCTTCGCCTTATGAAAAGACCGTCCACCGGAGCGGACAAGACCGAAAGAGGGCCCGTCATCATAGAGGGTTTCCCGGGCATAGGCGGCATATCGTCCATTACCTCCAGGTACATCATAGATTTCTTCAGCCTCAGGGAAATGTTGCCACTGGAGCTGGAATCGATGCCTCCTGTAACAATCGTGAGAAAAAGCAAGCCCGTGCCGGCTGTAACCGTTCATGGAGGAATATTGCCCAATGGCACAAAGATTGCAGTAATACATTCAGAAATACCTGCACCTGAAGCTGGTGTCAGGAAAATCGCCAGCGAAATTACAGAATGGGCAAAGTCCATTGACGCCGAACTCATACTTTCTCCCCAGGGAATGATGGTCGAAAGAGAAGGAGACGTGCCTGAGGAGATGTCGATATATGGCACATCATCATCGGAAGGCGGCATGGAAATGCTCAGGAACGCAGGAATAGAGATCATGGAGGAGGGCGTAGTATCCGGAATACCAGGACTGCTTCTGCGTGAGGGCATAAAACACAATATGACCACTGTGGCACTTCTGGCGGAG containing:
- a CDS encoding PAC2 family protein, translating into MKRPSTGADKTERGPVIIEGFPGIGGISSITSRYIIDFFSLREMLPLELESMPPVTIVRKSKPVPAVTVHGGILPNGTKIAVIHSEIPAPEAGVRKIASEITEWAKSIDAELILSPQGMMVEREGDVPEEMSIYGTSSSEGGMEMLRNAGIEIMEEGVVSGIPGLLLREGIKHNMTTVALLAETRNGMADTRAAALMIHAVDKLCLKSEMDCGPMCNLAVEAETVRINGIRTEMREKRLVPGTVYR
- the nuoB gene encoding NADH-quinone oxidoreductase subunit NuoB, translated to MKWSGEVAEMVKQRQEATHSRQNKLTGTVFNWAARNALYPLHFGIACCAMEMAAAAAPRFDVERLGVIFWNSPRQCDVLLLNGWISMKLKPVLTRLYEQMPYPKWVICMGECTISGGPWWDSYNIVRGADTFLPVDIYIPGCPPRPEALLDGILKLQNKIRGEKEKFMIPR
- a CDS encoding NADH-quinone oxidoreductase subunit D — its product is MAEMWINMGPQHPFTHGLWTLKVKVDGETIVDAEPVIGYLHRGFEKLCENRTYPQIVPICDRLCYVASMSWDHVYVSAVENMLGIAVPQRAEYIRVVALEIQRIASHLVWLASFMTDLGNLTAFLYAMREREMFIDMLQALCGARLTYNYPRIGGVSQDIPKNFPYQCLKQLDLFEKRLSEYEYLIEESEVFRIRTQGVGYLSPSDAINLGVTGPPLRAAGVPIDLRKHDPYSAYADFDFNICVEKDSDVFARYRVRINEMRESCSLIRQALKKMPAGPVLGKVPRHIPKADGWARTEDPRGEAFFYVQGDGTDRPYRVKIRSPIFVTVSASPVMLRGYKLADVPSIMGSLDMCLGESDR
- the ndhC gene encoding NADH-quinone oxidoreductase subunit A, with the protein product MFSSLLRPSKKEPLKETTYECGEVPIGDTRIQFHFQYYMFALIFVIADVLTVFLALWAYTFSSMPMEAKLMMFLFTALLTIGILYALKKEEVIWI
- the nuoH gene encoding NADH-quinone oxidoreductase subunit NuoH — its product is MNYLYFISNSIASLLLGLVGLGHDALLAYVLTWVIASVFLLVVVLVNVIVMIYVERKELGRFMDRRGPMVVGPAGFFQNFADAFKFLVKEMILPESADSLGFNGTLVIIVASSLLILALVPQAPNFFFVNSDLGLLLAFAVFAIEPFAVVIAGWASNNKYSLLGGFRSTAQMMSYEVPLLITVISVAVLAGSFNFVTIVNLQAAHVWYAIPLIIGFVVFLIAMVAEIERIPFDTPEAEAELVHGWMTEYPGIKFAMFQLASYVRSFAGAAIMVLLFLGGWTGPLLPPIVWFYIKVYAVFTLFVWLRGSLPRVRIDQVLNIGWRSLLPLSLLNILIAVLFKSMGLF
- a CDS encoding MFS transporter codes for the protein MLRIYIATIDGWKNGKLIPMGAETINASKGKASTIFKSGISGRAMNRLNRHFYLPGNAWILTSTSAVWSIGGAMASPYQSLFYYSIGASAILIGYFAAITSLVTAVAQLIGGYVGDVWGRKRAIILFSFVGVLNNFIYFMVPDAFWLYIPVMVGSISGIYGPLFTTSLTESMEPEMRPRGIASYSFVNTIPAVFAPYLGGLMILYFGNLEGIRYSFLIAGTFGVLAISYRGLKLKESHIASESPNFVQFWKSLFHDTRVALARTGRDAKLLLAYSTVAAFAVGLTSSFSVLYFIQSLHFRPYVYGIMVGLSALVILLLLFPAARMVERFGLKKSVVLSSLSVPLNQLFFTKAKDMDELVTWSVVGGTGNALLGPPLTSLQSDLIPRVMRGRIMAMFSALPLMLSIPAQILGGYLYSIEPILPFVISIPVFFGAVLLLLKIREPKTLED
- a CDS encoding NADH-quinone oxidoreductase subunit C codes for the protein MSTPTVVIAKKEDYSGLGLTDVRSADDIVNDIKSSFPGIDVRVKTAHRLEANKVPREKFLEFCTFLKEKQDFDHLTCMGGNDLRRSWEVFYHISSYRNRCLIQIRCELPRDDPSVESVSLLWGGANWHERETFDMYGIVFRNHPKLERVLTPEGTDFFPFRKDFKSMDHWKIDWENKGKRPPPQTLSADDERKFGDADG